A single Sphingomonas sp. IW22 DNA region contains:
- a CDS encoding class I SAM-dependent methyltransferase yields MPIDAKKQEPTPFGRILRCDRCGLARSADMPEPAEVGAFYDLAAYYTHGESHMTPVAPNLADRILTRLAWTVDRARPFDVDAIAATLKPGASILDIGCGDGEKLAAFRRHGFTVLGVDPDPGSRAFVASQGLLALDGTAEAPPAELAGHRFDLVIMSHALEHCIDPARALATMRGLMAPDGIGYVEVPNAAALHFERFRQCSEMFDAPRHLWFFTPDALSRMAAAAGLGISDWHYNGFTRLFSPTWRGWECQIHDRLAERGAAAGLRRHSRWESALLLARSALAPPARKYDSFGILVSRTPNDREHQVEQPVR; encoded by the coding sequence ATGCCGATCGACGCAAAGAAGCAGGAGCCGACGCCGTTCGGGCGCATCCTGCGTTGCGACCGATGCGGCCTGGCAAGGTCGGCCGACATGCCCGAACCGGCAGAGGTCGGCGCTTTTTACGACCTTGCCGCCTATTACACCCATGGCGAAAGCCACATGACGCCGGTCGCCCCCAATCTGGCCGACCGGATATTGACGCGGCTGGCCTGGACAGTCGACCGCGCACGACCGTTCGACGTCGATGCGATCGCCGCCACGCTGAAGCCAGGCGCAAGCATTCTCGACATCGGGTGCGGCGATGGCGAAAAACTGGCGGCCTTTCGCCGTCACGGCTTCACGGTGCTGGGTGTCGACCCCGATCCGGGATCGAGAGCGTTCGTTGCATCGCAAGGGCTGCTCGCGCTCGACGGGACCGCCGAGGCACCGCCGGCCGAGCTTGCGGGCCATCGTTTCGACCTTGTCATCATGTCGCACGCGCTGGAGCATTGTATCGATCCCGCACGCGCGCTGGCAACAATGCGCGGCCTGATGGCGCCCGACGGGATCGGGTATGTCGAGGTCCCGAACGCGGCGGCCCTGCATTTTGAGCGATTCCGGCAATGTTCCGAGATGTTCGATGCGCCACGTCACCTATGGTTCTTCACGCCCGACGCGTTGTCCCGAATGGCGGCTGCGGCCGGACTTGGCATTTCGGACTGGCATTATAACGGTTTCACCCGCCTGTTCTCACCCACATGGCGGGGTTGGGAATGCCAGATCCACGACCGGCTGGCCGAACGCGGTGCGGCAGCCGGATTGCGGCGACATTCGCGGTGGGAAAGCGCGCTGCTGCTGGCGCGCTCGGCACTTGCGCCGCCGGCGCGCAAATATGACTCGTTCGGCATTCTCGTCAGCCGGACGCCCAACGATCGCGAACATCAGGTCGAGCAGCCCGTTCGATGA
- a CDS encoding EAL domain-containing protein: MAVAALSAGVGIWATHFVAMLAYDGNLPLHFDVGPTILSALVAILFFWVALLLVGARPTVRSSILAGAIATGGIGAMHFIGMSAITAPQLIRYDWLPIAISFGIVWALFALAFVGFGALGRTSGIVVPAMLSVLGVIALHFTAMSATTLVLDPTLLPATARDPIWMVSAIMAATLGLILVVLAGAFLDRMLTDLKGLTEATLEGLAIVSDGGIVEVNRRLAAMLCVDGADVIGTTPSRWFVAADGLPIDDARDRPVEACVSVAMLEDQWFEVATHSIEYRGRSCQVLAVRDLTERKRFERRIQHLASHDALTQLPNRGHFTQALEARVGDLSQPFALIALDLDRFKAVNDIFGHAAGDEVLCRVTKLLRGAVRGEDLVARLGGDEFVILASNIDPTDGAQQLAQRILQSFASEMDVSRDPMAVGVSIGIAVFPRDGSDAATLRQNADIALYRAKESGRGQFRFFDTQMDMLVRERRELEHDLRQAIAGNEFHLVFQPLVSTARGAVMGYEALLRWHHPVRGEVPPDVFIPIAEDTGAIVPIGEWVLKQACRTAAGWPGGIGVAVNVSPVQFRIPNLPAVVAAALEESGLAPERLELEVTESAFLRSRDTTLATLHAIKAMGVRVAMDDFGTGYSSLSNLQAFPFDKIKIDRSFVSSVEDDDAARSIVRAIVGLGKSLNLPVVAEGVETEAQRLMVMEEGCPQAQGYLFGMPSTNPERKAATLRSVG; the protein is encoded by the coding sequence TTGGCGGTTGCAGCACTTTCGGCGGGTGTCGGCATTTGGGCAACCCATTTCGTGGCGATGCTCGCTTACGACGGGAATCTGCCCCTGCATTTCGACGTCGGACCGACAATCCTGTCGGCGTTGGTGGCAATCCTGTTCTTCTGGGTTGCGCTGCTTTTGGTGGGTGCCCGTCCCACCGTGCGAAGCAGCATTCTTGCAGGGGCGATCGCGACCGGCGGCATCGGTGCAATGCATTTTATCGGCATGTCCGCAATCACCGCGCCCCAATTGATACGATATGACTGGCTGCCCATCGCGATCTCTTTCGGGATCGTGTGGGCGCTGTTCGCGCTGGCGTTTGTCGGCTTTGGCGCCCTGGGCAGGACAAGCGGTATCGTTGTGCCGGCCATGTTGTCGGTGCTGGGCGTGATCGCGCTGCACTTTACCGCGATGTCGGCGACCACGCTGGTCCTGGACCCGACCCTGTTGCCAGCTACCGCGCGGGACCCGATCTGGATGGTGTCCGCGATCATGGCGGCAACGCTGGGCCTGATCCTGGTCGTGCTGGCGGGTGCCTTTCTGGACCGGATGCTGACCGACCTGAAGGGTCTGACCGAAGCCACGCTGGAAGGGTTGGCGATCGTCAGTGACGGGGGGATCGTCGAAGTGAACCGGCGGCTGGCCGCGATGCTGTGCGTGGATGGCGCCGATGTCATCGGAACCACGCCGTCGCGCTGGTTCGTCGCCGCCGATGGCCTTCCCATCGACGACGCGCGCGACCGCCCGGTCGAGGCATGCGTATCGGTTGCGATGCTGGAGGACCAATGGTTTGAAGTGGCGACGCATTCGATCGAGTATCGTGGCCGGTCCTGTCAGGTGCTGGCCGTGCGCGACCTGACCGAACGCAAGCGATTTGAACGGCGCATCCAGCATCTGGCATCGCACGACGCATTGACGCAATTGCCCAATCGCGGACATTTCACCCAGGCGCTGGAGGCGCGGGTCGGCGACCTGTCACAGCCCTTTGCGCTGATCGCCCTCGACCTGGATCGGTTCAAGGCGGTGAACGACATATTCGGCCATGCGGCGGGGGACGAGGTGTTGTGCCGCGTGACCAAGCTGTTGCGCGGCGCCGTGCGTGGCGAGGATCTGGTGGCACGGCTGGGCGGGGACGAGTTCGTCATCCTGGCATCGAACATCGATCCGACCGATGGCGCGCAGCAGTTGGCGCAACGCATCCTGCAGAGCTTTGCATCCGAAATGGACGTTTCGCGCGACCCGATGGCCGTCGGCGTCAGCATCGGCATTGCCGTATTCCCGCGCGACGGCAGCGACGCCGCGACGCTGCGACAAAATGCCGACATCGCACTGTACCGGGCGAAGGAAAGCGGGCGCGGACAGTTCCGCTTCTTCGACACGCAAATGGACATGCTGGTCCGTGAACGGCGCGAACTGGAACATGATCTGCGCCAGGCGATTGCCGGCAACGAGTTCCATCTGGTGTTCCAGCCGCTGGTCTCGACCGCGCGCGGCGCTGTCATGGGGTACGAGGCGCTCTTGCGCTGGCATCATCCGGTTCGTGGGGAAGTGCCGCCCGACGTCTTCATTCCCATTGCAGAGGATACCGGCGCGATCGTGCCGATCGGCGAATGGGTGTTGAAGCAGGCGTGTCGCACAGCGGCCGGTTGGCCGGGGGGCATCGGCGTCGCGGTCAATGTCTCTCCCGTGCAGTTCCGGATACCCAATCTGCCTGCGGTGGTCGCCGCCGCGCTGGAGGAAAGCGGCCTAGCCCCCGAACGGCTGGAGCTGGAAGTGACCGAAAGCGCGTTCCTGCGGAGCAGGGACACCACGCTGGCGACGCTGCATGCGATCAAGGCGATGGGGGTGCGGGTCGCGATGGACGATTTCGGCACCGGCTATTCCTCGCTCAGCAACCTTCAGGCATTCCCGTTCGACAAGATCAAGATCGACCGCAGCTTCGTCTCGTCGGTCGAGGATGACGACGCCGCACGATCGATCGTGCGGGCAATCGTCGGCCTGGGCAAAAGCCTGAACCTGCCCGTCGTGGCCGAAGGCGTCGAGACTGAGGCGCAGCGGCTGATGGTGATGGAAGAGGGCTGCCCGCAGGCTCAGGGCTATCTGTTCGGCATGCCGTCAACCAACCCGGAAAGGAAGGCGGCGACGCTGCGGTCGGTGGGGTGA
- a CDS encoding winged helix-turn-helix transcriptional regulator, with protein MQPGSAEEEWREDCAPRRILALFATKWTSMVLHTLHARHAGAARTGVLQRSLPGISKKMLTQTLREMEDVGLITRHVQSVVPPAVVYRLTALGKRFVEPVELLYAWGRDNADALDQLGGRPTARRS; from the coding sequence ATGCAGCCGGGATCGGCCGAAGAGGAATGGCGTGAGGACTGCGCGCCGCGACGGATTCTAGCGCTCTTCGCGACCAAGTGGACCAGCATGGTGCTCCATACACTGCATGCGCGTCACGCTGGTGCGGCGCGCACCGGCGTACTCCAGCGCAGCCTTCCTGGCATCTCCAAGAAGATGCTGACCCAGACGCTGCGCGAGATGGAGGACGTGGGGCTTATCACGCGTCACGTCCAGAGCGTCGTTCCGCCGGCGGTGGTGTACCGACTGACTGCGCTGGGGAAGCGCTTTGTAGAGCCGGTCGAGCTTCTCTACGCTTGGGGACGTGACAACGCCGATGCGTTGGATCAGCTCGGCGGACGTCCCACCGCGCGCAGATCATAG
- a CDS encoding Ig-like domain-containing protein gives MATLAACSGGDGGGGSGPSSSVDGTAPVVTISANSDTVVGGAQIVFTATANDAVDGALTPQVSCNGGTLTGLILQTQAVTAPTTIQCSAVATDKAGNRGTAQVVVNVQPANASLVLTEGQTGVAAGGVAVLTANDIPLSDDAYQATIGGQPVTVVRSAANQLAFIVPTGLSGAQTLAVTIGGRTFNQAVTVGAAPAVADPRGVVANAYNVAIDNISRQISAGSGYSAAEINLLTTQRSQLQQALANLGNVPNAEVEALAAILVSSGLTQSGASAGMVQASFNPGPCRDGLRDFVRQNMIVAKLLGIAAIGAYTSSVFPVLGPTVAVLSSGTAIGLLVGTDGILDQVDTVLDACFEETELQLLERIVADQNAVRVRPLSTTPVYGFESNKAKSFELKALVKADDSVVGSVSSAFATLGAIVAKLPVVPDSVNAVLPRLKTEREENVDPRTVSLGAISRGDITGSAGISGSNLVLKFNAAENAPNGNLDFLFNLNRPNSEARIVSARLMVARPEADDASIQVRQGTPTQSNVQVRGAETLEVVGQPSHGSVTLGNDGRFVYTPAGSYFGDDKFTFRGRNSHGVSNTATVLVSVVRQFEGAWALNVVSTTRAESHPGLCPNENNNVTVNIAKISDTQYSANYLGFEIPLTMSSKDDPNGLRGSASATYADDPGRTSETLTVQLPSSAQLIGSSTWSYSGPGGTNCSGVTRITGTRP, from the coding sequence ATGGCTACGCTTGCAGCTTGCAGCGGCGGAGATGGCGGCGGCGGTAGCGGCCCGTCCTCATCAGTCGACGGCACTGCGCCGGTCGTGACGATTTCGGCCAACAGCGACACCGTGGTCGGCGGCGCCCAAATTGTGTTCACGGCGACGGCGAACGACGCAGTCGACGGCGCATTGACCCCGCAGGTAAGCTGTAATGGCGGCACGCTGACCGGGCTTATTTTGCAGACCCAGGCTGTCACGGCCCCGACCACCATTCAGTGCAGCGCCGTCGCCACCGACAAGGCGGGAAATCGTGGCACGGCTCAGGTCGTGGTGAATGTTCAACCCGCCAATGCCAGCCTTGTCCTTACCGAAGGACAGACCGGCGTTGCAGCCGGCGGCGTCGCTGTTTTGACGGCCAACGACATTCCGTTGTCGGACGACGCGTATCAGGCGACCATCGGCGGTCAGCCGGTGACCGTGGTGCGGAGTGCCGCGAACCAGCTGGCGTTCATCGTGCCGACCGGCCTGAGCGGTGCGCAGACGCTGGCGGTCACGATCGGCGGTCGGACGTTCAACCAGGCGGTTACGGTTGGCGCAGCGCCGGCCGTCGCCGATCCGCGAGGGGTAGTCGCGAACGCCTATAATGTGGCGATCGACAACATCAGCCGGCAGATTTCGGCCGGTTCGGGTTATAGCGCGGCGGAAATCAACCTTCTGACTACGCAGCGCAGCCAGTTGCAGCAGGCGCTTGCCAATCTGGGCAATGTCCCCAACGCCGAGGTCGAGGCGCTGGCCGCGATACTCGTATCGAGCGGTCTGACACAGAGCGGCGCGAGCGCCGGGATGGTTCAGGCCAGCTTCAACCCCGGCCCTTGCCGCGACGGGCTGCGAGACTTCGTTCGACAGAATATGATCGTGGCCAAGCTGTTGGGGATCGCGGCGATCGGCGCCTATACGTCCAGCGTATTTCCGGTCCTGGGGCCGACGGTGGCTGTGCTGTCATCGGGAACGGCAATTGGGCTGCTGGTCGGGACTGACGGTATTCTCGATCAGGTCGATACCGTGCTTGACGCCTGTTTCGAGGAAACCGAACTGCAACTGCTGGAGCGGATCGTGGCCGACCAGAACGCAGTACGCGTTCGCCCCCTGTCGACGACACCCGTCTATGGCTTTGAAAGCAACAAGGCCAAATCGTTCGAACTGAAAGCGCTGGTAAAGGCGGACGATTCGGTTGTCGGCTCGGTCAGCAGCGCGTTTGCCACATTGGGGGCAATCGTCGCCAAGCTTCCGGTGGTTCCGGATTCGGTCAACGCGGTGCTGCCGCGACTGAAAACCGAACGGGAGGAAAATGTCGATCCACGAACGGTGTCGCTCGGCGCAATCTCACGCGGCGATATCACGGGATCGGCAGGCATCTCCGGTTCCAATCTGGTTCTGAAGTTCAACGCCGCCGAGAATGCGCCAAATGGCAATCTGGACTTCCTGTTCAACCTGAACCGCCCCAATTCAGAGGCCAGGATTGTCTCCGCCCGACTGATGGTGGCGCGGCCTGAAGCTGACGACGCATCCATTCAGGTAAGGCAGGGGACACCAACCCAGTCCAATGTTCAGGTCCGGGGCGCCGAAACGCTGGAAGTCGTTGGCCAGCCCAGCCATGGCAGTGTGACGCTGGGTAACGACGGCCGCTTTGTCTATACGCCGGCGGGCAGTTATTTCGGCGACGACAAGTTCACCTTCCGTGGCCGGAATTCGCATGGTGTTTCGAACACGGCGACCGTGCTGGTCAGCGTGGTTCGTCAATTCGAAGGCGCCTGGGCACTCAACGTCGTGTCGACGACGCGCGCGGAATCGCACCCCGGCCTGTGCCCGAATGAGAACAACAACGTGACGGTGAACATCGCAAAGATTTCGGACACCCAGTATTCCGCAAATTATCTGGGCTTTGAAATCCCGCTTACGATGAGCAGCAAGGATGACCCCAACGGCCTTCGCGGATCGGCAAGCGCGACCTATGCGGACGATCCTGGGCGGACCAGTGAGACGCTGACCGTTCAGCTTCCCAGCAGCGCGCAGCTGATCGGCTCTTCCACGTGGAGCTATAGCGGGCCGGGCGGCACCAACTGTTCGGGCGTTACCCGGATCACCGGCACGCGGCCGTAA
- a CDS encoding helix-turn-helix transcriptional regulator, whose amino-acid sequence MRDTAAAIMSAPFQDGGWDNALKQLASATRSSHMQVIGIGGANAIPFNWTTDCPDGFIEGFAEIDGANPDINWRIAASDSPLVVSSERDYRRVRKQMRCAIYDDFASHYDLPFGCQTVLHQADGIFIGMAALRKQADGCTTAADRAVFAKAAPHVLAAIRMQRAVEHQGAQMAAGMLESMHCIAFILDGHGRVGALTATAQTWLSSQHLLCLSRGNLWLRHKPADRIFQTAIARTLAHGGNNPERFWLGADDPARCEIFALPRREWSLAFEPRALVVVRPSRDLHPDDANLLRSLLDLTGAEADIALRIGQGQSREAIAKARGAAPETVAAQLKAVFRKTGVHRESELVAYLNKALR is encoded by the coding sequence ATGCGTGATACCGCGGCGGCGATCATGTCCGCGCCGTTTCAGGATGGCGGATGGGACAATGCGCTGAAGCAACTGGCCAGCGCGACGCGGTCCAGCCACATGCAGGTAATCGGCATCGGCGGCGCAAACGCGATCCCCTTTAACTGGACCACCGATTGCCCCGATGGCTTCATCGAGGGATTTGCCGAAATTGACGGCGCGAACCCCGATATCAACTGGCGTATCGCGGCATCGGACTCGCCGCTGGTTGTCTCCAGCGAGCGGGATTATCGTCGCGTTCGCAAACAGATGCGCTGCGCGATATATGACGACTTTGCCTCACACTATGACCTGCCATTTGGCTGCCAGACCGTCCTTCATCAGGCTGACGGAATCTTCATCGGGATGGCGGCGCTTCGGAAACAGGCGGACGGGTGCACAACGGCTGCGGACAGGGCGGTTTTTGCCAAGGCGGCGCCGCATGTCCTGGCCGCGATCCGCATGCAGCGCGCGGTTGAGCATCAAGGCGCACAGATGGCCGCCGGAATGCTCGAATCCATGCATTGTATCGCCTTCATCCTGGACGGCCATGGGCGAGTGGGCGCGCTGACCGCAACGGCGCAGACATGGCTTTCCAGCCAGCACCTGCTTTGCCTGTCGCGCGGGAACCTGTGGTTGCGGCACAAGCCCGCCGACCGGATCTTTCAGACGGCGATCGCGCGAACACTGGCGCACGGCGGCAATAATCCGGAGCGATTTTGGCTGGGTGCCGACGACCCCGCCCGGTGCGAGATTTTCGCGCTGCCGCGCCGCGAATGGAGCCTCGCCTTTGAGCCGCGGGCGCTGGTGGTCGTGCGTCCCAGCCGCGACCTGCATCCGGATGACGCCAATCTCCTGCGGTCGCTGCTTGACCTGACCGGGGCCGAAGCGGATATCGCCCTGCGCATCGGCCAAGGGCAATCGCGAGAGGCGATCGCAAAGGCCCGGGGGGCCGCGCCCGAAACCGTCGCCGCTCAACTAAAGGCCGTTTTCCGCAAAACAGGCGTCCATCGGGAAAGCGAACTGGTCGCTTATCTCAACAAGGCGCTGCGATGA
- a CDS encoding cell wall hydrolase → MMALRATAWAKSGAVALLLVLPGPQLSLRRAGPVASSGITFMGGRAAGWRLADVRASLALTAPGPNGALPIAAIPARVAPPFFLSGSPLDRERAVDCLAAAAYYEAGLDARGQRAVMQVVLNRVRSPAYPRSICGVVFQGSERATGCQFTFTCDGSMDRRRPSPAAWAAARARAVAALNGPGDENVGHATHYHTDWVHPPWSRDLDQVAAVDTHLFFQANARRPGNFSGAYAAAEPLVARLSVLSASHRPTGGYVEALVEPVATTPPPLDIAALMPERLPDRSSAPGAGIFLVSLNASDPPEAFHRRATTLCRGLAQCKLIGWTDPDTPPSAFPLPGRAIDAIAFSYNRTGSGAPDEARWDCKRFPRPTATECLNRS, encoded by the coding sequence ATGATGGCGCTCCGGGCAACAGCCTGGGCAAAGAGCGGGGCGGTCGCGCTGCTGCTGGTGCTGCCGGGACCGCAACTGTCGTTGCGGCGCGCCGGGCCGGTTGCATCGTCTGGCATCACTTTTATGGGGGGGCGGGCGGCGGGATGGCGGCTGGCTGACGTGAGGGCGAGCCTCGCGCTCACCGCGCCCGGACCGAACGGCGCCTTGCCCATAGCAGCCATTCCTGCGCGCGTGGCGCCGCCATTTTTCCTTTCCGGCAGCCCGCTGGATCGGGAGCGCGCGGTCGATTGTCTTGCCGCTGCTGCCTATTACGAGGCGGGTCTCGATGCGCGGGGGCAGCGCGCGGTAATGCAAGTGGTCCTGAATCGGGTTCGCAGCCCGGCTTACCCGCGGTCGATATGCGGCGTCGTGTTTCAGGGGAGCGAACGGGCCACCGGCTGCCAGTTCACCTTTACCTGCGACGGTTCGATGGATAGGCGGCGTCCATCCCCGGCGGCATGGGCCGCTGCCCGCGCCCGCGCCGTCGCTGCGCTCAACGGGCCGGGCGATGAAAATGTCGGACACGCGACCCATTATCACACCGACTGGGTCCACCCTCCGTGGAGCCGGGATCTGGATCAGGTGGCGGCGGTCGACACGCACCTGTTCTTTCAGGCGAATGCCCGGCGGCCCGGCAATTTTTCGGGCGCCTATGCCGCGGCTGAGCCGCTCGTCGCGCGCCTGTCGGTGCTGTCGGCATCGCATCGTCCGACCGGCGGCTATGTAGAGGCACTTGTGGAGCCGGTCGCGACTACCCCGCCGCCGCTGGATATAGCGGCGCTGATGCCTGAGCGGCTGCCGGATCGGTCCTCTGCGCCGGGGGCGGGCATTTTCCTCGTCTCCCTCAATGCCAGCGACCCGCCCGAGGCGTTCCATCGCCGCGCCACGACGCTTTGCCGCGGATTGGCCCAATGCAAGCTGATCGGGTGGACCGATCCGGACACCCCGCCAAGCGCCTTTCCGCTGCCGGGGCGGGCGATCGACGCAATCGCCTTCAGCTATAATCGCACGGGCAGCGGTGCGCCGGATGAAGCGCGCTGGGACTGCAAGCGTTTCCCGCGCCCGACCGCGACGGAGTGCCTGAACCGCAGCTGA
- a CDS encoding SDR family oxidoreductase yields the protein MTKTALVVGASGIVGNATAGLLFEQGWKVYGLARRPTAQEGVEPVAADLQDASATAAALSGIAPDAVFITTWLRQDSEAENIRVNSAMVRNLLDGLPKPAGPRHVALVTGLKHYLGPFEAYGKGVLPQTPFREEQGRLDVENFYYAQEDEVFAAAARDGFTWSVHRPHTVIGKAVGNAMNMGTTLAVYATLCRESGRPFAFPGSAAQWSGLTDMTDARQLARHLLWAAETEVAHDQAFNIVNGDVFRWQWMWSRIANWFGLEAAPFDGTPRPLQAQMADDAGLWRNIAEREGLAEPDLSRLASPWHTDADLGRPIEVVTDMSKSRRLGFSEYQSTDDAFFALFERLRADRLIP from the coding sequence ATGACGAAGACGGCATTGGTGGTAGGCGCGAGCGGGATCGTCGGCAATGCAACCGCGGGTCTGCTTTTCGAGCAGGGATGGAAGGTTTACGGCCTCGCTCGTCGTCCGACCGCACAGGAGGGCGTCGAACCCGTCGCTGCCGACCTGCAGGATGCTTCTGCAACGGCTGCCGCGCTTTCTGGGATCGCACCCGACGCGGTTTTCATCACCACTTGGTTGCGGCAGGACAGCGAGGCGGAAAACATCCGGGTCAATTCGGCAATGGTTCGCAACCTGCTCGACGGCTTGCCCAAGCCGGCGGGCCCGCGTCACGTCGCGCTCGTAACGGGCCTGAAGCATTATCTTGGACCGTTCGAGGCGTACGGCAAAGGCGTGCTGCCGCAGACGCCATTCCGCGAGGAGCAGGGGCGGCTCGACGTCGAGAACTTCTATTACGCGCAGGAGGATGAAGTATTCGCCGCCGCGGCGCGCGACGGCTTCACATGGAGCGTGCATCGCCCGCATACCGTGATCGGCAAGGCGGTTGGCAATGCCATGAACATGGGCACCACGCTTGCTGTCTATGCGACCCTGTGTCGCGAGAGTGGGCGGCCGTTCGCCTTTCCAGGCTCGGCGGCGCAGTGGAGCGGGCTGACCGACATGACCGATGCGCGTCAGCTCGCCCGCCATCTGCTTTGGGCGGCGGAAACCGAAGTCGCGCATGACCAGGCGTTCAATATCGTCAACGGCGATGTCTTCCGCTGGCAGTGGATGTGGAGCCGCATCGCCAACTGGTTTGGGCTTGAGGCAGCACCTTTCGATGGAACGCCGCGCCCGCTGCAGGCGCAGATGGCAGATGACGCCGGCCTGTGGCGCAATATCGCCGAGCGTGAGGGGCTGGCCGAACCCGACCTTTCGCGCCTCGCTTCGCCCTGGCATACCGACGCCGATCTCGGGCGCCCGATCGAGGTAGTGACCGACATGTCCAAAAGCCGACGCTTGGGTTTTAGCGAGTATCAGTCAACGGATGACGCCTTCTTCGCACTGTTCGAGCGCCTGCGCGCTGATCGCCTGATCCCCTGA